A section of the Agarivorans litoreus genome encodes:
- the fcl gene encoding GDP-L-fucose synthase has protein sequence MELNSRIYVAGHRGMVGSAIVRQLEASGYSNIITRTRDELDLTNQQAVFEFFKTENIDQVYLAAAKVGGIVANNTYPADFIYENLMIQCNIIHAAHLANVQKLLFLGSSCIYPKLAPQPMEEAALLTGYLEPTNEPYAIAKIAGIKLCESYNRQYGRDYRSVMPTNLYGPNDNFHPENSHVIPALIRRFHEAKLNGDKEVVAWGSGKPMREFLYVDDMADASIYVMNLSCEEYKANTEPMLSHINVGTGIDCTIKELVETVAEIVGFKGDIKFDASKPDGAPRKLMDVTRLESLGWQYSNNLNKGLKASYNWFLENENCFRK, from the coding sequence ATGGAGCTAAATAGTAGAATTTATGTTGCCGGGCACCGTGGTATGGTGGGTTCAGCGATTGTACGCCAGTTAGAGGCAAGTGGTTATAGCAATATAATTACCCGCACTCGTGACGAACTGGACCTAACTAACCAGCAGGCGGTGTTTGAGTTTTTCAAAACTGAGAACATTGACCAAGTATATTTGGCTGCAGCAAAAGTGGGGGGAATTGTGGCAAACAATACCTATCCCGCCGATTTCATTTATGAAAACTTAATGATTCAGTGCAATATTATTCATGCTGCGCATTTAGCGAATGTACAAAAACTACTGTTCTTAGGTTCTTCATGTATTTATCCTAAATTGGCTCCACAACCTATGGAAGAGGCAGCACTTTTAACGGGTTATTTGGAGCCGACTAACGAGCCTTATGCGATTGCAAAAATTGCAGGAATCAAACTTTGCGAGAGCTACAATCGCCAATATGGCCGTGACTACCGAAGCGTAATGCCGACTAATTTGTATGGCCCCAATGACAATTTCCATCCTGAAAATAGCCATGTTATTCCGGCATTAATTCGCCGTTTTCATGAAGCTAAGTTAAACGGAGATAAAGAAGTAGTGGCTTGGGGAAGCGGTAAGCCAATGCGCGAGTTTTTGTATGTTGATGACATGGCAGATGCCTCTATCTACGTTATGAATTTATCTTGCGAAGAATACAAAGCGAACACTGAGCCTATGTTAAGTCACATTAACGTGGGTACTGGTATCGACTGCACAATTAAAGAATTAGTCGAAACAGTAGCAGAAATTGTTGGTTTTAAAGGGGATATTAAATTTGATGCTTCAAAACCAGACGGAGCACCAAGAAAGTTAATGGACGTCACGCGATTGGAAAGTTTAGGTTGGCAGTACTCAAATAACCTCAATAAGGGATTGAAGGCTTCTTATAATTGGTTTTTGGAAAACGAAAACTGTTTCAGAAAATGA